The genomic segment ATCCTGCTGTCCTTCCTGCTGCCCGGCGACAAGATCACCGCCGTCGCCACCGCCACCGTCCTGAGCTACGCCATCTACGGAGCTCTCATCCTCTGGATCTTCAGCGTCCAACGCTTGCGGACGGTCTGGATCGGCCTCCTCTCGGGGATCGTCGTCACCGCCGCCGGAGCTTGGCTGATGTACACCCTGGAGGCGGCGTCATGATCGGCACCTTCCGACAATCGATGGGCTGGCTCCACACCTGGGCCGGCCTGGTGTTCTGCTGGCTCCTGTACTTCATGTTCGTCACCGGCACCCTCGGCTACTTCGACACCGAGGTCGACCACTGGATGAAGCCCGAGCAGCCAGCGCCGCAGACGGTCCCCCTCGAACCCAGCCTGGCGGCGGCGCTGAACCGTCTCGAGGCCGAGGGTGTGGGCGCTGATCGCTGGTCCATCATCCTGCCCAATCGGCGCGAAGTCCCCCACATGCGGATCTCCTGGCGCGGCCCGACACCGGCAGAGGGGGAGGAGCGGCAGTCCGGCAACGAGACCCTCGACGCCTGGACCGGCGAGCCCCTGCCCGACAACGTGCGCGACACGGGCGGCGGCCAAACCCTCTACCGCATGCACTACACGCTGCACTACATCGATCGCCAGATCGCCTTCCGCTTCATCGGCGTGGTGACCATGTTCATGTTCATCGGTCTCGTCTCCGGGGTCGTGATCCACAAGAAGATCTTCAAAGACCTGTTCACCTTCCGGCCTGCCAAGGGCGGACGCTCGTGGCTCGACATGCACAACCTGCTGAGCGTGTCTTCGCTGCCCTTCCAGCTCATGATCACCTATAGCGGCCTGCTGTTCACGGTCACCACCTGGATGCCGCTGATCGCCGTCGGCAGCTATGGCTTCGACACCAAGAAGGTCGCCTCCGAGCTCGGCACCCTGGCGGACATCCAGATCGAACGGGCCGGCACCAGCGCCGAGCTCACCGATGTCTACGGCCTCGCCGCCGAAGCCGAAGGGCTGTGGGGAGAGGGTCAAGTGCAGAGCGTCAACGTGCGCTTGCCGGGGGACGCCAATGCGCGCGTCATCGTGCTGCGCAATCGCGGTGTCGGCACGGTGGGGGAGCAGCGGGTCTACGACGGCGTCAGCGGCGAGTACCTTCAGACCATCGACCCACGGACCCGCACTCCGATCGCCATCGCCTCGGCGCTGATCGGCCTCCACGAAGGCCTCTATGCCGGCCCACTGCTGCGCTGGCTCTACTTCCTCTCCGGCCTCCTCGGCGCCGGCATGGT from the Acidobacteriota bacterium genome contains:
- a CDS encoding PepSY-associated TM helix domain-containing protein; translation: MIGTFRQSMGWLHTWAGLVFCWLLYFMFVTGTLGYFDTEVDHWMKPEQPAPQTVPLEPSLAAALNRLEAEGVGADRWSIILPNRREVPHMRISWRGPTPAEGEERQSGNETLDAWTGEPLPDNVRDTGGGQTLYRMHYTLHYIDRQIAFRFIGVVTMFMFIGLVSGVVIHKKIFKDLFTFRPAKGGRSWLDMHNLLSVSSLPFQLMITYSGLLFTVTTWMPLIAVGSYGFDTKKVASELGTLADIQIERAGTSAELTDVYGLAAEAEGLWGEGQVQSVNVRLPGDANARVIVLRNRGVGTVGEQRVYDGVSGEYLQTIDPRTRTPIAIASALIGLHEGLYAGPLLRWLYFLSGLLGAGMVATGAIYWTRKRRKKLPYHELSRGYRMVDGLNLGTILGLPIGIAAYFWANRLLPLGLDGRAEWEVHCLFITWAVCLLYPLARTVQAAWRDLAWIAACAFAAIPLINAMTTDAHLVNSLRTGDHVMAAFDVTALVFGLLFGALATALGRTKVTTRPATAKTPTAVGVP
- a CDS encoding DUF3649 domain-containing protein, which translates into the protein MARKAPGRWHVTSRVVAAAIPGLILTNTLAILLSFLLPGDKITAVATATVLSYAIYGALILWIFSVQRLRTVWIGLLSGIVVTAAGAWLMYTLEAAS